The Streptomyces tubercidicus DNA segment CACCGAAGAGCTGCTGACCGGGATCGCGGCGGATGTCCCGGACGAATGGCTGGTCGACGAGCCCGGCTTTGACTCGCCGGACGCGCTGCGCCAGGCGTATGTGCAGACCCTGCTGGCCCGCTCCCGGACGATCAGCGAGCACATCACCATCGGCGCGCCCTCCCAGGACGGCCCCTCGAAGGCGCCGGAATGGCTGGCCGGCAAGCTGGCGCGGAGGGCAGTGAAATGACCGGTCTGCACAATGGGCGCGATGTCTTTGAGTACGCCCTGCTGAAGGTCGTGCCCAGGGTGGAGCGCGGCGAGATGATCAATGCCGGGGTGGTCGTGTACTGCCGTGCCCGGCGCTTCGTCGAGGCTCGGACCTATCTGGACGAGGCCCGGCTGCTGGCCCTTGACCCCGCGGTCGATGTGGAGGGCGTACGGGCCGCGCTCGGCGCCGTCGAGAGTATCTGCCAGGGCGGCGAACGAGCCGGGCAGGCGGCGGGGGATGACGCGGGACGTCGCTTCCGCTGGCTGATCGCACCGCGCAGCACCATCGTCCAGCCCGGACCGGTGCACACCGGGCTGACCACCGATCCCGCCGCCGAGGCGGAGCGGTTGGTGGAGCTGCTGGTGCGCTGAGGATCACCGGATCGCCGTTCGGGCGCCCGGCGCCGCCTTCGGGGTGGGCCGGGCGCTTCGTCGTGGAGCGCGCCAAGCCCCGGCAGGTCTGTCTCACAGGTGAGGCAGCCAGCGGCGCGCTGGTGGGGCGTTGACAGCGGGTGGCCGGGCTTCTAGCGTCAGGCCTGCTCAGGCTACTAAGCGGTTGCTCACCCACGGGATCGGTGCGGCGGACCGCTAGTCGAGGTTTCGAGGGTGAGGAGAACCCGCATGTCCACCACCGAGCAGCGCGTCGCCATCGTCACGGGCGCGGCCCGCGGTATCGGCGCGGCCACCGCCGTGCGCCTGGCCGCCGAGGGCCGTGCCGTCGCCGTACTGGACCTCGACGAGGCGGCCTGCAAGGACACCGTCGAGAAGATCACCGCGGCCGGTGGCAAGGCCATCGCCGTCGGCTGTGATGTCTCGGACGCGGAGCAGGTCGAGACGGCGGTCGCCCGGGTCGTCTCCGAGCTCGGTGCGCCGACCGTCCTCGTCAACAACGCCGGTGTGCTCCGCGACAACCTGCTGTTCAAGATGAGCGAGAGTGACTGGGACACGGTCATGAACGTGCATCTGCGCGGTGCGTTCCTGATGTCCCGCGCCTGCCAGAAGCACATGGTGGACGCCAAGTTCGGCCGGATCGTCAACCTCTCCTCCAGTTCGGCGCTCGGCAACCGCGGTCAGGTCAACTACTCGGCGGCCAAGGCCGGTCTGCAGGGCTTCACCAAGACCCTCGCCGTTGAGCTCGGCAAGTTCGGCGTCACCGCCAACGCCGTCGCGCCCGGCTTCATCGTCACCGACATGACGGCCGCCACCGCCGAGCGCGTCGGGATGGGCTTCGAGGAGTTCCAGGCCGCGGCCGCCACCCAGATCCCGGTCCAGCGCGTGGGCCGGCCCGACGACATCGCCAACGCGATCGCCTTCTTCACGGGCGACGCGGCCGGCTTCGTCTCGGGCCAGGTCATGTACGTCGCCGGCGGCCCGCTCAACTGACCGCCCCACCGACCTCAGGAGTTCTGGACATGACCGAGCAGGACAGCGGGCTCCCCGAGCCCACCGGCAAGGTGGCACTGGTCACCGGCGCCAGCCGCGGCATCGGCTATGGCATCGCCGAGGCCCTGGTGGCCCGCGGCGACCGGGTGGTCATCACCGGCCGCAATGAGGAAGCCCTCAAGGAGGCCGCAGAGAAGCTGGGCTCCGACCGGGTGATCGGCGTCGCCGGGAAGGCGCATGACGAGGCCCACCAGGGCATCGCCGTCGAGCGTGCGATGGAGACCTTCGGCCGCGTCGACTACCTCGTCAACAACGCCGGAACGAACCCGGTGTTCGGCCCCATCGCCGACCTCGATCTGGGGGTGGCGCGCAAGGTGTTCGAGACGAATGTGGTCTCGGCGCTCGGCTTCGCGCAGCGCACCTGGCACGCCTGGCAGAAGGACAACGGCGGCGCCATCGTCAATATCGCCTCGATCGCCGGCCTCGCGCCCTCGCCGTTCATCGGCGCGTACGGGATCAGCAAGGCCGCGATGGTGAACCTGACACAGCAGCTCGCCCACGAGTTCGCGCCGGGCGTGCGGGTCAACTCCATCGCGCCCGCCGTGGTCAAGACCAAGTTCGCGGCGGCGCTGTACGAGAACCGCGAGGAGGAGGCGGCGGCCGGCTACCCGCTGGCGCGGCTCGGCGTCCCGGAGGACATCGGCGGGGCCGCGGCCTTCCTGCTGTCCGAGTCCGCGGGCTGGATCACCGGCCAGAACCTGGTCGTCGACGGCGGTCTGTTCCTGAACGCCGGGGTCTGACGGCACCGGGCGTCGGGCGGCGGGCGGCGGGCCCGCGCGGCCTCGCCCTGGTGCGCGCTGCGAGAGGCAGAGTCCATGGTGCCGGTCCGCAAAGGGCCGGCACCATGCGCGTCAGCGGTCCGCGGGCCCTGGGGGGAGACTCCGGCCGATTATGGAGCGCCGGCCGGTCATGGGACGCTGATGGCCGTCCAGCTCCGGCAGGATCCGCCCGCGGACGGCGTTGTCAGTGGTCGCCGGTAGGTTCGGGGACTGAGAACGCAACGCACACCGGAGGTTGTTGACGTGGTGACCGACATGCTGCCCGAATCCTGGCGCGGGGTCCTCGGCGAGGAGTTGGAGAAGCCCTATTTCAAGGAGCTCACCGACTTCGTCGAGCAGGAGCGGGCCAATGGCCCGGTCTATCCGCCCCGCGAGCAGGTCTTCGCGGCGCTGGAGGCGACGCCTTACGACCAGGTGAAGGTGCTCATCCTGGGCCAGGACCCGTACCACGGTGCGGGACAGGGCCATGGCCTGTGCTTCTCCGTGCAGCCCGGTGTGAAGACACCGCCATCGCTGCGGAACATCTACAAGGAGATGAAGGAGGAGCTGGGCCACCCGGTTCCGGACAACGGTTATCTGATGCCCTGGGCCCAGCAGGGTGTGCTGCTGCTGAACGCCGTCCTGACGGTCCGGGAGGCCGAGGCCAATTCCCACAAGGGCAAGGGATGGGAGAAGGTCACCGACGCGGTGATCCGCGCCGTGGCTTCCCGGCCCGACCCGGCGGTCTTCGTGCTGTGGGGGAATTACGCCAAGAAGAAGCTGCCGCTGATCGACGAGGAGCGGCATGTGGTGGTGCAGGGGGCGCACCCCTCCCCGCTCTCGGCCAAGAAGTTCTTCGGCTCCCGGCCCTTCACCCAGATCAATGCGGCAGTCGCCGCGCAGGGGCACACCCCGATCGACTGGCGCATCCCTGACCTGGGCTGAATCGGCGGGCCCGCGCGACGGGCCGCACCACCCGGTGCGTCGCACACACCGCGCGCAGCGCCCTTCCGGCGGTTAGCGTCGAGGAAACGTCGGTGACGGTGTGAGCGGATTACGGGAGTGCAGTGGTGGAAACGCGGCGGGAGGCGACGCCCGAGGACGGGGTACTGACCCGGATCGGCCAGGCGATCATGCTGCACCGCGCCGGAGACCGGGAAGAGGCCCGTAACCGTCTCTCGGCGCTGTGGCACGAGATCGGGCCGCACGGAGACGCCTTCCACCGCTGCACCCTCGCCCACTACATGGCCGACACCCAGGACGACCCCCGGGACGAACTCGACTGGGACCTCCGGGCCCTGGAGGCGGCCGAGGGCTTCGTTACCGAACGGCCCGTGGGCACCGCCACCACGCCAGGGGAGTCCCGGGTCGCCGACGGCCCCGGCCCCCGCCACCCCCTCGTCGCACTCCGGGCGTTCTTCCCCTCCCTGCATCTCAATATCGCGGCCGATTACGCCGCGCTCGACCGCCCGGCCGACGCCCGCGCCCAGCTGCGGCGGGCACGGGCCTCGGTCAACGCCCTCGCCGACGGTGAGTACCGCCAGGGCCTCCGGGACGCGATCGAACGGCTCCAGCTGCGGATCGACCGGGCGGCGGGGCACATGCCGTAGGGCGTACGGGCGGAGGCATCTGGCGTAGGGCGTACGCGCGGCCGGACCGCACCCCGTAGCGCATCCCTGCGGCGGGCCCGCTCCCCGGGCCATCGCCGACTGCCCGCCGCCGGCCGGCACGTATGCTTCCGGCACGCGGGCCACCCCCAGCGCGGCACAACCCAAGGAGCACGAGTGAAGGTCGGCTGCATCGGACTCGGCGATATCGCCCAGAAGGCGTACCTCCCCGTCCTGAGCACACAACCGGGGCTCGAACTGCATCTGCACACCCGCACTCCGGCCACCCTGGAACGCGTCGGCGCCATCCACCGGCTGCCCGCGGCACAGCTGCACGCGGACCTGGACTCGCTGCTCGCCACCGGACCGGACGCCGCCTTTGTGCACGCCGCCACCTCCGCGCACCCCGAGATCGTGACCCGGCTGATCGAGGCCGGCGTACCGACCTATGTGGACAAGCCGATCGCCTACGAGCTCGCCGACTCCCAGCGCATCGTCACGCTCGCCGAGGAGCGGGGGGTGGGTCTCACCGTCGGCTTCAACCGCCGCTTCGCGCCCGCCTACGCCCAGTGCCGGGAGCACGCCCGCGATCTGATCCTGATGCAGAAGAACCGCATCGGTCTGCCCGAGGACCCGCGCACCCTGGTGCTCGACGACTTCATCCATGTCGTCGACACCCTGCGGTTCCTCGTCCCGGGCGAGGTCGACCACATCGATGTGCGGGCCAGGATCCGGGAGGGGCTGATGCAGCATGTGGTGTTGCAGTTGTCCGGCGACGGGTTCACGGCCGTCGGGACCATGAACCGCCTCAGCGGCTCCGCGGACGAGAGCCTCGACGTCTCCGGGCAGGACACCCGGCGCCAGGTCGTCAATCTCGCCGAGGTCATCGACCACAAGGGGCAGCCGAGTATCCGGCGCCGCGGGGACTGGGTGCCGGTCGCCCGCCAGCGCGGTGTCGAGCAGATCGTGCTGGCGTTCCTGGACGACGTACGGGCCGGCCGGCAGCCGTCCGCCCAGGATGCGCTGCGCACCCATGAGCTGTGCGAACGGGTGATCACCGAGGCGCTCGCCCAGGCCGCCTGCTGAGCGCCCGCAGCCCCGCGTACCCACCGGACAGCAGCAGCGCGCCGATCGCCCCGTACACCGCCCAGTCGCCGAACCGGGTGTACGGGGTGGTGCCCCCGGCCAACGGCAGGTCGTAGACGGCCGCCGCGCTGCGGTCGGTGCCGAGCCGCTCGCCGATCTGCTCGCCCCGCGGGCCGTACACCGCGCTGATGCCGGTGAGGGTGGCATGCACCATCGGCCGCCCGTTCTCCGCGGCGCGCAGCGCGCCCAGTGAGGCGTGCTGCGCGGGCGCCCAGCTCTCCTGGAAGGTCGAGGTCGCGGACTGCGCGATCAGCACCTGCGCACCGTCGCGCACCAGATTGCGGCTCATATCGGGGAAGGCGCTCTCGAAGCACACCAGCGGCCCGACGCGCAGTCCGCCCGCGGAGGCGACCGGGATCACCACCTGGGCGGTTCCGCGCACCCGGTCGGTCGTGGCGGCCTTGCCCACCCGGGTCGCCCAGCCGAGCACCGACCGGAACGGTATGTACTCGCCGAAGGGCACCAGCCGCATCTTGGCGTAGCGGTCCCCGGTCGGTCCGTCCGGCCCGATCAGCACCGCGGTCTTGGAGATGCCGGGCCGGTCGGCGTGTGCGGAGTCGGCGTTGACCAGCAGTTCGGCGCCGGTCTGCCGGGAGAGCGCGGCGAGGCGTTCGGCGAGCGCCGGGTGGTCCGCCGGATCCCGGTAGAGGCTGCTCTCCCCCCAGACGATCAGCCGTACGCCACGGCCCGCCAGCGACCGGGTGAGCGTTTCGCTCCGGGCCAGCCGTTCCGTGGGGGTGCCGGTCAGGCCGGGCTGGACGACGGCGATCCGTACGGTGCCGGTGGGGCGGGGGAGCGGTGCCCAGAACCAGGCCGCGGTGACCGCCAGTGCGCACACCAGCAGCCCGGCGACGGCGGGCAGCCGGGCCGCCGGGCGGGCGATCAGCTCGGCCAGGGCGGTGTTCACCGCCACGATCAGCAGGCTGACCAGCCACACCCCGCCGATCGAGGCCAGCCGCAGCGCGGGCGGCACCTGCCACTGGCTGGCGCCCATCAGCCCCCACGGGCCGCCCAAGTACTGCCAGGACCGGACCAGTTCGACCATCAGCCAGCCCGAGGGCACCAGTACCAGCGCGGCGGCACACCGGCCGACGCCCGGCGCACCGTGCAGCAGCGCCCGCACCAGCAGCCCCCAGGGCGCCCACAGCGCACCGAGCAGCAGGGCGAGCACGAGGATGAAGACATGCAAGCTCGGCAGCAGCCACTGGTGGACGGCGAGTATGAAGCCCGCGCCGCCCAGCCACCCGTCCAGTGCCGCCCGCCCGTATGTCGGTGCCGTCCGTACCAGCAGCAGCCAGGGCACCAGGGCGGCATACGCCAGCCACCACCAGGAGGGGGCGGGAAAGGTGAGGGCCGGTACCGCTCCGGCGAGCGCGGCGGCCACGCCCCGTGACCACGGGGAGCCGAGCCACCGCGCCTGCTGGCCGAGCGGTCTGTCCATGCCGGGCTCCCTGGTGCCGGTTTTCGCCGGTCGGACGGCCAGTGTGCGCGGGTGCGGCCGATCAAGGAAAGGGGTGTCGCCGCAACAGCCGATAGCGGATCGCGACGGACGGGGCGGCCGGTCAGTGGTCCAGCGCCCGGTCGGCCGTCCAGCGTCCGGTCAGTCGTCCAGCGGCTGTACCTGGCGCCACTTCTCGTGGACGACGACCCCGGTCAGCCGCCAGCCGTCGGTGGTGCGGCGGGCGGCGAATTCATAGCGGCCGGCACAGGTGTAGTTGGGGGCGGTCGGTCCGCCCCCATCCTCCGACGCGGGGCCGGCGAGCCTCATCGGGTTGAGGTAGTCGGCCTGGACGGTGGCGGTGTCGCCGGGGGCGCCGTCCCGCCGGGCGAGGGTGACACGGCGGTTGAGGATCAGATGCTGCCGTATCGCGAAGTGCCGCAGCATCTCGGCGAGCCAGGCCGCCATCTCCTCGGCGCCGGCCTCGATGCCGCCCGCGGAGCGGTAGTCGGCCCGGCCGTCCGGGGTGAACAGGGCCAGATAGCCGGGCCAGTCGCCGTCGTCCACGGCGATCGCGTACCCGGTGATCAGATCGTCGAGGGCGAGGCGGTCCATGAGCGTGGAGTGTTCCGCGCGCTGCGTCATTGCCTCAGTTTTCGGCATAGCGGAGCCCCCGCCAAGAGGCGGGGGCTCACCGGCGCGGCGTCAGTTCACCAGCGCCGACTCCGGCAGGGGATCCGGACCGGAACCCGTGCCCCCGGCTGCCAGGGTGGTGGCCCGGCGGTCCTCCGTGGCGGCGGCCCGGCGGTCCTCCGCGGCGGTGAACTGGGTCCGGTACAGCTCGGCGTACCGGCCCTCGGCGGCCAGCAGCGTCTCATGCGTCCCGCGCTCGACGATCTGCCCGCCCTCGACCACCAGGATCAGGTCCGCGGCCCGTACGGTCGACAGCCGGTGGGCGATGACCAGGGCGGTACGGCCTTCCAGCGCCTCGGTGAGCGCCTCCTGCACCGCCGCCTCGGAGGTGTTGTCCAGGTGGGCGGTGGCCTCGTCCAGGATCACCACCCGGGGGTGGGCGAGCAGCAGCCGGGCGATGGTCAGCCGCTGGCGTTCGCCGCCCGAGAGGCGGTAGCCGCGCTCGCCGACGACGGTGTCCAGCCCGTCGGGAAGTCCGGCGATCAGCTCCTCCAGACGGGCCCGGCGCAGCGCGTCCCACAGCTCCGCCTCGGTCGCCTCCGGCCTGGCCAGCAGCAGGTTCTCGCGGATCGAGTCATGGAAGAGGTGCCCGTCCTGGGTGACCATCCCGAGGACATCGCGCAGCGAGGCGGCGGTCAGCTCGCGGACGTCCACCCCGGAGAGCCGGACCGCTCCGGCATCGGTGTCGTAGAGCCGCGGCAGCAGCTGGGCCACGGTCGACTTCCCGGCGCCCGAGGAGCCGACCAGGGCGACCATCTGGCCGGGTTCGGCGCGGAAGGAGATGCCGTGCAGGACCTCTTCGCCGCCCCGGGTGTCGAGGGTGGCGACCTCCTCCAGGGAGGCCAGCGAGACCTTGTCGGCGGACGGATAGCCGAAGCGTACGGAGTCGAACTCCACGGACACCGGGCCCTCGGGGACCGCGCGGGCGTCCGGCTTCTCGGTGATCAGCGGCTTGAGATCGAGCACCTCGAAGACCCGCTCAAAGCTGACCAGTGCGCTCATCACGTCGATATGGGCGCCGGACAGCGCGGTCAGCGGGGCGTAGAGCCGGGTGAGCAGCAGGGCGAGCGAGACGATCGCGCCGGGCTCCAGCTGGCCGCGGAGCGCGAGGAAGCCGCCCAGGCCGTAGACGACGGCCAGCGCCAGGGCGGAGACCAGGGTGAGGGCGGTGACGAAGTATGTCTGGACCATGGCCGAACGGACCCCGATGTCGCGCACCCGGCTGGCCCGGGTGGCGAACTCGGCGGACTCGCGGGCCGGGCGGCCCATCAGCTTGACGAGGGTGGCCCCCGGCGCGGAGAACCGCTCGGTCATCTGGGTGCCCATCGCGGCGTTGTGGTCGGCGCCCTCCCGGCGCAGATCCGCCAGCCGCCGGCCGACCCGGCGCGCGGGCAGTACGAACACCGGCAGCAGCACCAGCGCGATCAGGGTGATCTGCCAGGACAGGCTGATCATCACCCCGAGGGTGAGCAGCAGCGTCACGATGTTGCTGACGACCCCGGACAGGGTGTCGCTGAATGCCCGCTGCGCCCCGATCACATCGTTGTTCAGCCGGCTGACCAGCGCTCCGGTGCGGGTGCGGGTGAAGAAGGCGATCGGCATCCGCTGGACGTGGTCGTAGACCGTGGTGCGCAGATCCACGATCAGGCCCTCGCCGATGCTCGCCGACAGCCAGCGGGTCAGCAGCCCCAGACCGGCCTCGGCGACCGCGATCACGGCGATCAGCGCGGACAGGCCGACGACCAGGGAGGGCGCGTCACCGCCCACGATGGCGTCCACCACCCGGCCCGCGAGCAGCGGAGTGGCCACCGCGAGCATCGCGGTCACCGTGCTCAGGACGACGAACCACACCAGGCGGCGGCGATGCGGGCGGGCGAACGCCGTGATGCGGCGCAGGGTGTCGCGGGAGAAGCGGCGCCGTCCCTGCTGCGCGGTCATCGAACTGTGCAGTGCGTGCCAGGCGGTGACTTCCATGTCCATCGTGGCCTCCAGGGTGCCGGGGTCGCCTCACGGGATCGCCGTGAGCGACCGGCGACCTGGTAAGGAACCTAGAACCTCAACCAATGTTGAGGTCAAGCGGCGCGTCCGTGGAGCGGACGCTCCCAGGTCAGGGGCGGGTGCGAGCCGTCGGGGCAGCTCACCGTCAGCCGTACGCCCGCCCGGCCGTCGGGCAGGGTGGCGGTGGCGTCCACAACGACCGACACCCGGGCCGGCTGCGCGGCCGCCGACCCCTCCACCGCCGTCAGCGCCTCGTCGAGCGCGGCCAGCAGCTCCCGGCCGCCGCGGTCGTCGACCCGGGCGTCGACCGGACCGACGAACCGCACCGACGGACGGCCGCCGAGCGCCGCGGTGGCCGTGCCCGCCGCCCGCAGCACCCGGGTGCGCAGACCGGGCGGCACCTCCGGCGGCCCCTGTTGCAGCGCGATGATCGCCGTCCTGATCTCCTGGATCGTCGCGTCCAGCTCATCGATCGCCTCGCCGAGCCCGTCCCGCACCTCTGGCAACTGCGCCTGGCGCCGGGCGGTCTCCAGCATCATTCCGGTCGCGAACAGCCGCTGTATGACCAGATCGTGCAGATCGCGGGCGATACGGTCGCGGTCCTCGAAGACGGCGAGCCGCTCACGGTCCCGGTGCCGGTCGGCGAGGACCAGCGCCACCGCGGCCTGGGCGGCGAACAGGGTCCCCAGCGTCCGTTCGGTGTGGCTGAAGCGGCGGTCGCCGGACGTCCGGCACAGGGCCAGGGCGCCCAGCACCCGCCCGTTGCTGCGCAGCGGCAGCAGCATCGTCGGCCCGTAGTAGCGCGACAGCGGGGAGATCGAGCGAGGGTCGGCGGCGAAGTCGTCGGAGAACACCCCCAGCCCGGCGTGCAGCTGGTGGAGCACCGGGCTCTCCGGCGGGATCCGGCCGCGGAACGCCTCGGCCCGTACCTCCTCCGACAGCCCGGTGGAGATCGCCACCACCCCCATACCGCCCTCGTCGTGCGGCAACAGGACCGCTCCGGTCGCCGCCTCGGCCAGCTCACGGCCCTGCTCCGCGACGACGGTGAGGGCGTGGGTGGCCGAGGCGCGGGCCCCGGGCCCGGCCAGCAGCGCGGTGGTCACGGAGGCCGCGCCCTCGATCCAGCGTCTTCGCTGCCGGGCGGCCGCGTGCATCCGGGCATTGCTCAGCACGATCCCGGCCTCGGTGGCCAGTACCCGCACCAGATGCAGATCCCCCTCCCCGAATTCCCCGCCGTCGTCCTTCCCCGCCAGATACAGCGTGCCGAACAGCTCGTCCTGCACTTGGATGGGCACCTCCAGCGAGGCCCCGGTGGGCGGCTCGTCCTCAGGGGAGAGGCCGTGGGTGATCAACTCGTCCGGCCCGCCGCCATCCGCGTCGCGGAGGCCGATGGCGGCATGGCGCGCACCCGTGAGGGAGGCGGCGGTCTCGGCGATACGGTCCAGCGCACGGCGCAGATCATGGTCGGAACCGACCGTGACCATCGCCTCCAGCAGCTCCGGAAGCCGGGAGATCGGCCCCCCGGCCAGCGCACGCAGGCTCTGCGTGGTCCGTTCGGGGAGATCTCCAGCGGGATCCGACGGCTTCAGGGCACACCTCACACTTTCCGGCGATCTGGACAGTCTAATTCGCTCGAAAGTGTGTTATTGGGGCCACTCGGGCGGACGGGTGGCCGGGGCGGGAGATCTGGCGGGTGTTCGGCCCCTCCGGGGGAGTGAGGAGCAGGTCATGTATCTCGGCCACGCCCGCCAGGGTCGACTTTGAGACAACCTATAGATGTCCCGGCCGCCGGGACTTGGAGGCCACGGCCTGCGGGTAAGCCGTAAACAACTACGGACAGCTGCAGAAACGCAGGAACACAGACGACACAGCACTGCACCACTCACGACCCGGAAACGGGCCGAACCGCCCGGAATGCGCCGGGCGCCCCCCACACCTACCGAACGTCTCCGCCGCAGACGCGTGGCCATATCCCGCGCCTCGGCACGAAAGTGGGCCGGGCCGATGGATGAAGGTCAGTACTACCCGAGACTTGTGGGCCCCAGCCCCGCGGCGCGCGGCACGACCGTGCTGGAACTCCGCGGTGAGCTGGACATTCTCGCCGTGTCGGTGCTGTCGGACCAGCTGGACGACCTCACGGGTGTCCAGGGCGGCGATCTCCTGCTCGATGTGCGCGCGGTGACGTTCATCGACTGCGCCGGTCTGTCGCTGCTCAGCCGCGCCCGCTACCGGACCCGGCAGCGGGGCGGCCGGCTGCGGCTGACCGGGGTCACCCATGGCGGAAGCGTCGCCCGGCTGTTGCGGATGACCGGGCTGACCGACGCGTTCGAGATCGTGTCCGACGAGGACGCCGCCGCGGAACCGGCCGCCGGGACCGCCGCATCAGCCGAGGCCACGGACGGTGCGGGCACCGCCGTCGCTTGACCGGCGCCCCGCCCGTGGACGTCGCCCCGGTGCGCCGGCCCGGTACGCCGCCCGCCCGCCGCGCGGCCGGCGGCGCGTCACCCGATCAGCCCGGCAGAACAGCCTCGATGGCGGTGACCAGCTCCTCGGCCTCCGGCTCGGTCCGCGGCCGGAAGCGGCCCGCGACCGTGCCCTCGGGATCGATCAGAAACTTCTCGAAGTTCCACTGGACGTCGCCGGCCGCGCCGTCGCCGTCCTCGGTGCCCGTCAGCTCCGCATACAGCGGGTGCCGGTCCGCGCCGTTGACCTCGGTCTTCTCGAACAGCGGGAAGCTCACGCCGTACGTCGCCGAGCAGAAGGTCGCGATTTCCTCCGCGGTGCCCGGCTCCTGGCCCGCGAACTGGTTGCTGGGGAAGCCCAGCACACTGAAGCCCCGGTCCCCGTAGCGCTGCTGCAGCCGCTCCAGACCGGAATACTGCGGGGGCAGCCCGCACTTGGACGCCACGTTCACCACCAGCAGGGCCTTGCCCCGGTAGTCGGCGAGTGAAGCGGGCTCACCGGTCAGGGTGCGCAGGGGGATGTCGTACAGACTCACGGTCAAGCTCCTCGTCGCGGTTCCGCGGATAGGGACGGCCATCATCCGTCCCAACAGCGGAGCCCGCTCTGATCTTCCCCGGATCGTCCACCGGCCAGGACACCACCGGCCGCAGCTCCCCCGAGCGCCACTCCTTGAGCAGCTGGTCGAAGATCGGCGTCTCTCCCTCGGCCGGACGGCGCGCCTGTGGAGCGGGGGGCGGCAGCGGCGGCGGCTGGCGGGGGAGCGAGATGCGCTGAAAGGGGTGCGCGGCGGGCTTCTTGGCGTCCATGCCCGGACTCAACCGGAAATCGGCCCCCCGAGTTGCGGGACAGGGCCCGGACGGCCCTCAGATGCCCCTGCGGTGGTGACGGGCAGAAGATACGTTCGCGCGCCGGAGGGGCCGGTGGGAG contains these protein-coding regions:
- a CDS encoding DUF3037 domain-containing protein yields the protein MTGLHNGRDVFEYALLKVVPRVERGEMINAGVVVYCRARRFVEARTYLDEARLLALDPAVDVEGVRAALGAVESICQGGERAGQAAGDDAGRRFRWLIAPRSTIVQPGPVHTGLTTDPAAEAERLVELLVR
- the fabG gene encoding 3-oxoacyl-ACP reductase FabG yields the protein MSTTEQRVAIVTGAARGIGAATAVRLAAEGRAVAVLDLDEAACKDTVEKITAAGGKAIAVGCDVSDAEQVETAVARVVSELGAPTVLVNNAGVLRDNLLFKMSESDWDTVMNVHLRGAFLMSRACQKHMVDAKFGRIVNLSSSSALGNRGQVNYSAAKAGLQGFTKTLAVELGKFGVTANAVAPGFIVTDMTAATAERVGMGFEEFQAAAATQIPVQRVGRPDDIANAIAFFTGDAAGFVSGQVMYVAGGPLN
- a CDS encoding SDR family oxidoreductase, with translation MTEQDSGLPEPTGKVALVTGASRGIGYGIAEALVARGDRVVITGRNEEALKEAAEKLGSDRVIGVAGKAHDEAHQGIAVERAMETFGRVDYLVNNAGTNPVFGPIADLDLGVARKVFETNVVSALGFAQRTWHAWQKDNGGAIVNIASIAGLAPSPFIGAYGISKAAMVNLTQQLAHEFAPGVRVNSIAPAVVKTKFAAALYENREEEAAAGYPLARLGVPEDIGGAAAFLLSESAGWITGQNLVVDGGLFLNAGV
- a CDS encoding uracil-DNA glycosylase gives rise to the protein MLPESWRGVLGEELEKPYFKELTDFVEQERANGPVYPPREQVFAALEATPYDQVKVLILGQDPYHGAGQGHGLCFSVQPGVKTPPSLRNIYKEMKEELGHPVPDNGYLMPWAQQGVLLLNAVLTVREAEANSHKGKGWEKVTDAVIRAVASRPDPAVFVLWGNYAKKKLPLIDEERHVVVQGAHPSPLSAKKFFGSRPFTQINAAVAAQGHTPIDWRIPDLG
- a CDS encoding Gfo/Idh/MocA family protein — translated: MKVGCIGLGDIAQKAYLPVLSTQPGLELHLHTRTPATLERVGAIHRLPAAQLHADLDSLLATGPDAAFVHAATSAHPEIVTRLIEAGVPTYVDKPIAYELADSQRIVTLAEERGVGLTVGFNRRFAPAYAQCREHARDLILMQKNRIGLPEDPRTLVLDDFIHVVDTLRFLVPGEVDHIDVRARIREGLMQHVVLQLSGDGFTAVGTMNRLSGSADESLDVSGQDTRRQVVNLAEVIDHKGQPSIRRRGDWVPVARQRGVEQIVLAFLDDVRAGRQPSAQDALRTHELCERVITEALAQAAC
- the lnt gene encoding apolipoprotein N-acyltransferase, whose translation is MDRPLGQQARWLGSPWSRGVAAALAGAVPALTFPAPSWWWLAYAALVPWLLLVRTAPTYGRAALDGWLGGAGFILAVHQWLLPSLHVFILVLALLLGALWAPWGLLVRALLHGAPGVGRCAAALVLVPSGWLMVELVRSWQYLGGPWGLMGASQWQVPPALRLASIGGVWLVSLLIVAVNTALAELIARPAARLPAVAGLLVCALAVTAAWFWAPLPRPTGTVRIAVVQPGLTGTPTERLARSETLTRSLAGRGVRLIVWGESSLYRDPADHPALAERLAALSRQTGAELLVNADSAHADRPGISKTAVLIGPDGPTGDRYAKMRLVPFGEYIPFRSVLGWATRVGKAATTDRVRGTAQVVIPVASAGGLRVGPLVCFESAFPDMSRNLVRDGAQVLIAQSATSTFQESWAPAQHASLGALRAAENGRPMVHATLTGISAVYGPRGEQIGERLGTDRSAAAVYDLPLAGGTTPYTRFGDWAVYGAIGALLLSGGYAGLRALSRRPGRAPR
- a CDS encoding nuclear transport factor 2 family protein, whose amino-acid sequence is MTQRAEHSTLMDRLALDDLITGYAIAVDDGDWPGYLALFTPDGRADYRSAGGIEAGAEEMAAWLAEMLRHFAIRQHLILNRRVTLARRDGAPGDTATVQADYLNPMRLAGPASEDGGGPTAPNYTCAGRYEFAARRTTDGWRLTGVVVHEKWRQVQPLDD
- a CDS encoding ABC transporter ATP-binding protein, giving the protein MDMEVTAWHALHSSMTAQQGRRRFSRDTLRRITAFARPHRRRLVWFVVLSTVTAMLAVATPLLAGRVVDAIVGGDAPSLVVGLSALIAVIAVAEAGLGLLTRWLSASIGEGLIVDLRTTVYDHVQRMPIAFFTRTRTGALVSRLNNDVIGAQRAFSDTLSGVVSNIVTLLLTLGVMISLSWQITLIALVLLPVFVLPARRVGRRLADLRREGADHNAAMGTQMTERFSAPGATLVKLMGRPARESAEFATRASRVRDIGVRSAMVQTYFVTALTLVSALALAVVYGLGGFLALRGQLEPGAIVSLALLLTRLYAPLTALSGAHIDVMSALVSFERVFEVLDLKPLITEKPDARAVPEGPVSVEFDSVRFGYPSADKVSLASLEEVATLDTRGGEEVLHGISFRAEPGQMVALVGSSGAGKSTVAQLLPRLYDTDAGAVRLSGVDVRELTAASLRDVLGMVTQDGHLFHDSIRENLLLARPEATEAELWDALRRARLEELIAGLPDGLDTVVGERGYRLSGGERQRLTIARLLLAHPRVVILDEATAHLDNTSEAAVQEALTEALEGRTALVIAHRLSTVRAADLILVVEGGQIVERGTHETLLAAEGRYAELYRTQFTAAEDRRAAATEDRRATTLAAGGTGSGPDPLPESALVN